CTGTTGCCCCAACTTCAAAAGCCATATCAACAGAATCTGGATCATCTAACCCTGTAATCATCAGTATGGGTGTTTTATCCCAAAACATAGATATTAATTGGGTATTTAAGGAAGAACCGATATCAATACCTGCCATGGCATCTGCCAAATTTTTTCTTGCAATTCGCAATAGTTGCTGGCAACAAGCAAATCCATCCATTACAGGCATCACAGCATCCAAAAGCACTAAATCTGGCTTGAGTTCCACAAAAGACTCAACACACTCCTTACCATTGCTCACATCTGCTACTCGATAACCCTCCTTTTCCATATGTTCACGCAATAATAGTCGCATGGTTCTATCATCATCAGCGATGAGGATGAGAGGGGGTTGAGTAGAGTAAGAAAATTGGCTAATGCCTCCTGACATGAGTTGCATTCCAAAAAAAATAAGCGTTTGGTAAAAAAGCAGAAAAATTGGCGATCCCGTATAGATTCCATATGTTGATGCTTTTACCTATAATTCCCAATTTAGTCAGATGAGTTACAATCTATGGAAAAAAATCCTGACAGCCATACCACAATAAAAAATATACAGGAAAATAATTCTAACACTAGGTATAAAAAATATCGATACACAATCTAGCTCAAAATTAATACAGAGCCAGCTTGATTCACTCTTTCCTGTACTAATGTAAGAAACAATCAGTTAGCTAAGCTGCATCTTGTTCATTCCCAAAAAGTCTTAATATTCAGCATTTTCACTGAAATCTTCTTCATCAAGTAAATCTTAAGACTGTTACAACTTGATTTGCTGAACTGTAGCACTGAGTAAAATACTCTTTGTTTAGCGATAAACTGGGTTTATTCCTAGGGAATGACCTTTTATTGACTTGAAAAATGTTCTTTGAAATAACACCAATTTGAAAAAACAATACGACATATGAACAAAACCCCTCCCCAACCCTCCCATTCGCAAGGGTAGGGTGCCGTTAGGCGGGTGGGGTATCTGTCGCAAACATTTTTTGAATCGGTATAACCCTCTTTTCTTTTTCCCAGACTGACAAAATAGGGTAGAGGAGGGAGTAAGTAGCCATAAGGAACTGACATATACCAGAAAAGATGAAACTGGAAGGTAAATATATATTTTTTTGATAGCTATAGAACTTTTATTTGAAGTTAGGTTGGCATATCGCAAGCTAACGATGTAATTGGATACAAATATGCTTCAAACCCTGATTTAAAATACCTATTGCCTAATCATAAATATGATTTTTCTGATTCACCTCTTTAATTCTCACTTCTAGAGAGCTAAATCAGTATCTGTTTTGCAGCAATAAATACTTTTAAAATATAAATATATGCTGCTGAGAAATAATTTTTATCTAGATAAAATGATTGCTTAATATAGAAAATATTAACGATATCTTCTAGAGATTCAATGCAGAAAAAAGTGATAAACAAATTGACTAACTTCTTTCGGAGAGACAACATTGTCAGTAGTTTAGAGCTATTTCAGGATTTTATTGTTATCTCCCTTTGTATCGGTTTGTTTTGTGTGATGGTGATTAGGTTAGGAGATATGTTTTTTTCTTTACTTAATCCTTTAGATTTACGTTTAGTTACTTCTGATATACTTTTTATTCTGATATTAGTCGAATTGTTTCGTTTACTAATTGATTACATCGAAGCACAAAGCATTTCTGTGATCGCAGCAGTAGAAATTACTATTGTGTCAGCGCTACGGGAAGTGATTTTACGCGGTGTATTAGAAATTCCTCGCGATCAAATTTACGGCATTT
The Calothrix sp. 336/3 DNA segment above includes these coding regions:
- a CDS encoding phosphate-starvation-inducible PsiE family protein — translated: MQKKVINKLTNFFRRDNIVSSLELFQDFIVISLCIGLFCVMVIRLGDMFFSLLNPLDLRLVTSDILFILILVELFRLLIDYIEAQSISVIAAVEITIVSALREVILRGVLEIPRDQIYGISVFLLVLGAFLIVLPWIARLFEQTKLHHTENTDEHSAIAD